A region of the Myxococcus stipitatus DSM 14675 genome:
CCTGGCGGGCCGCGGCTCACTGGAGGTCTTGCGGGAGGATGCCCGTGATGGAGGTTCCCTCGCCTGGGTCCATCACGATGACCTCCGCGGCCACGTGGACTCCCGCGGCGATGTAGAAGCCCACGCGCACCTGGGCCGCGTCGGTGAGGCGGCCCCGCACCCGCGAATCGGTCCAGAGGTAGCGGGTGCGGTCGTCGATGCGAAGGGTGAGGTCCTCGCCCGCGCCCACGTCATGCACCGTGAGGTGGTCCGGTCCCGCTTCGACAATGGGACCGCTCACCGCCTCGTCTACCTTGTCCAGGTCAATGCTCGCGCTTCCCGTCAGCATGGCGCTCCCATTCCGGAGGCTCGCTGCTCGGCCTCGCCCGACTCACCAGCCGAGCCCGAGCCCCTTCACCCGCCCGACACGGTGAAGCCTGGCCCCCATCCAGCCCACAAGCTGTCCCCGACTCCCGGCCGGGGCCAGCCACGCCAAGCCCCCTGCCCCTCCACTCACCGGGGGAGCAATCGGCGCCCCACGCGAGGATGCGGTGATTCCTCGGAGGACATCCTCGCGCAGGCAAGGACAGCGTCCGGTGGACACAGGCTGTCGCACAGGTCCCGGGAGACAGGTCCCAGTCCTGGTGTGAGCCCACGCACCTCCGAGCGCTACGCGGCCACTCGCGCCACGCACTCAGCCACGTCATTCGTGGGCGAGTTGACCACGCGCGATACCTCGTACGTCTCCAGCCCGCCATCGGCCGCGGGCACGAGCAGCGGCAGCAACACGGACGCGTCCTGCGGCTCGGGGCGCAGCCACACCTCCTGCGCCTGAGGCGGGAGGATGACGGGCATCCGGTCGTGGATGGGCGCCATCAGCGTGTTGGGGCCCGTGGTGATGATGGTGCAGGTGCGCAGCACCTCGCCCGTGTCCGGCGCCGTCCACTCCTCCCACAGGCCCGCGAGCGCCAGAGGCTTTGCGTCTTCGCGCTGGAAGAGAAAGGGCGTCTTCGGCTTCGTCGACTGCTTCCACTCGTACCAGCCATCCACCAACACCAGGCACCGGCGCCGCTTCAGCGCGCTGCGGAAGCTGGGCTTCTCCGCCACCGTCTCGCCTCGCGCGTTGATGAGCTTGCTGCCGATGCTGGCCTCCTTCGCCCACGAGGGGATGAGTCCCCAACGGAAGGCATCCAACATCCTCGCGCCGTCGTTGGGCACCACGGGCATGAGCTGCGTGGGGGCCAGGTTGAAGCGTGGACGGTCCACCGCCGCGCGAATGCCGGCGAGGCCCAGTTCCACGACGAGCTGATCAGGAGACGTTCGGACGGTGACTCGGCCACACATGGGCGCGGAGTATCGCCCTGTCTGGGACTGGACCCAAGCCATCCGTGCAGGGAGGCCCCCGGAGCAAGCAAACACCGCGGGCTTCCCTCCTGGTCTACATAGACGGGCCATGAACCGGTCCACGCTCGTGTCCGTCTGTGCCGCCACCCTGCTCCTCGCCTGCACGGAGCGCTCGTCCAGTCCCTCCGCCCCCGCGGACGCGAGCCCGCCACCGCCCGCCACCGAGGCACCGGCCCCCACTGCCCCCAGCGCGACCGCCCCCGCCGCGGACTCGGGCCCTGCGCCGAGCGAGGTGAAGTGCTCCGCGAAGGCCCTGCCCCCCAGGCCCACGAGCGCCACTGTCCCTCCCCTGCCCACGCCCGTGGAGACCATGCGGGAGAACATCATCGCGGCGGCTCGGGCGTGTGATTACGCGCGGCTCGCGAAGCTGGTGGATGAGAACGGGCAAGGCGTGCGCTTCACCTTCGGCGAAGGCAATGACGCGGTCGCGTACTGGAAGGAAGAGGAGGCCCGGGACGTGCCCGTCCTCGCACGCATCGCGCAGGTGCTCGAGCTCCCGTATGCGAAGGAGGGAGACCTCTACTACTGGCCCTCCGTCCACATCACCGGCCTCAAGAGCGCGAAGGACTGGAAGCCGCTCGTCGGCATCTATCCGGAGGCCCAGCTCAAGGCGATGCAGAAGGACAACGGCTCGTATCTGGGGCTGCGCGTGGGCATCGACAAGGCGGGAGACTGGCAGCTCGCCGTCGCGGGGGACTGAGGCCCTGCCCCACCGTTCGCTGCTCGGGGTGGACCACTCGCCGCGTCTCCCTCGCCGTTCCCTGCACGCGTCCGTTCCACTCAGCCGCCAGTGACATCCTGGCGCGCATGAGAAGACCTCGACTGCTGCTCCTGTTCGCCGCCCTGCTCTTCGCCACGTCAGCGGCCTCCGCCGAGGACCTCGCGCGTCCCCGCCTCCAGGCGGCACTCGAGGCCATGGGCGGAGAGGCGAAGCTGCGGGCCCTCTCCAGCCTCCGCATCGGTGGTATCGGCCACTGGAACCTCATGGAGCAGTCCGAGCGGCCCTCGCCCCCCTGGCTCGTCATGTACGAGCAGGTCGACGAGGTACGAGACCTTCGTCAGCGCCGCCTGCGCCAGAAGACCGAGGGCCGCGGCGCCGGTGGCCGCGACGCGTGGGAAGGCGCGACGATGGTGTTGTCCGACGGCGTGGTGGGCTTGGAGATGGGCGGGCAGTGGCGTCCCGCGGGCGGCGCGCAGCTGCAGGACATGGAAGAGCGCCTCGACTTCGCGCCCGAGCGAGTCCTCCTCACCGCGCTGGCCGCCACCGACCTGCGCTCCGCTCCCGACACCGTGTTGCAGGACGTCCCGCACCACGTGCTGACGTTCCGCCATGGGCAGGCATCGGCGAAGCTGTTCCTGAATGCACGGACCCGGCTGCCCACGCAGGTGGAGCTCATCGCCGCGCATCCGGGCGACATGTTCTGGAGTGTCTGGGGGGACGTCCGCACCCGACTCATCTTCCAGGCCTGGGCGCTGGAGCCCGGCGGCCTGCGCTATCCGCGCCACTGGGAGTGGGAGCGCAACGGCGGCTCCTACCATGCCTTCACCATCACCCGGCTGGAGCTGGACGCCAGGCTCGTCGACGCGGACTTCACCCTTCCCGACACCGTGAAGCAGGCGTTCGCCGCGCGGAGCAAGAACACCGTCGAGGACCGCCCTCTGGGTCGCCCCGACCGTCCCGCCGTCGAGCTGGTGCCCGGAGTGGTCCACATCCCCGGTGCATGGGACATCGCCCTGGTGAAGCAGGACGACGGACTGGTCATCATCGAGGCCCCCATCTCCTCGGGCTACTCGGCGCGGGTGATGGAGGAGGTCCAGCGCCGCTTCCCTGGCGTGAAGGTGAAGGCCACGGTGTCCACCAGCGATGCGTGGCCCCACGTGGGCGGTGTGCGGGAGTACGTCGCGCGCGGAGTTCCGCTCCACGTGCTGGACGTCAATGTGCCGCTCGTGGACCGCGTCGTGAAGACGCCGCGCACGCTTGCTCCGGATGCACTCGCGAAGGCACCTCGCGGCGCGGTGCTCCGCCCCGTGGGCAAGCGCACCCCGCTGGGCTCCGGGAAGAATCGGATGGAGCTGGTGCCCGTGCGAACGGAGACCGGCGAGCGCATGCTCTTCGTCTGGTTCCCCGAGCACCGCCTCCTCTACACCAGTGACCTGGTGCAGCCGATGCCGGATGGCTCGTTCTTCAACGTGCAGCAGGTCTCCGAGACGGTGGAGGTCGCTGCCCGGGAGAAGCTCGACGTGGCGCGCGTCTTCGGCATGCACCTGGCGGCCACCGATTGGCCCGCGCTTCCTCGAGCGGTGGAGAAGGTGCGCGCGCCCGTCGCGGACACGACGCCCTGACCTCGCGCCAGGCCCCCGGGAATGAATGAAGGTCGACCCGCCGCGGCACTGCGCCGCCGCGGGATGCCGCGCGCGGTCGGTCGAAGGGAGGTCCGGGGGCTCAGCGAGCCCGCCCGAGCCTGCGCTCCAGCACGTCCTTGCGGCCACGGCTGACCCGCAGGCGCTGACCGGTGCTCAGCACCACCACCGTCTCGGTGGGTGAGTCATGGTGGAGCTCACGAATGCGCTCCACGTTGACGATGGCCGAGCGGTGGATGCGCACGAACCGCTCGGCATCCAGTTGAGCCTCCAGCGCCGCGAGGCTCTCGCGCAGCACGTACTCCTTGTCCCCCACGTGCAGCGTGACGCAGTAGTCGTCGGCCGCGACCCAGTCGATGTCCGGCACCGGCACGAGCACCGAGCGCGTCCCCACCTTCACCAGCAACCGGCCCAGCCCAGGCTCCACGGGTGTCTTCACGACGTCCGGCACCGGCGCGGAGGCAGGCCGGGCCGACGCATCCGAGAGCAGCGCCGCGAGCTTCCGCCCCAGCTCCGCCGCCTCCTCCTGGCGCAGCCGTGAGCGCGCGCGACTCAGCGCCTCATCGAAGCGCTCCTCCGCGAAGGGCTTCACCAGATAGTCCACCGCATGCGCATCGAACGCGCGCACGGCGAAGGCGTCATACGCGGTGATGAAGATGACCGCGGGCATCCGCGCCACGCCCACCTCGCGGATGACCCCGAAGCCATCCAGCTCCGGCATCTGCACGTCGAGCAGCACCAGCTTCGGCTTCAGCGACGCGATGGCCTCCACCGCTTCGCGTCCGTCGCGGCACTCCCCGCACACCACCACGTCCGCGTGACGCGACAGGGCCTGCCTCAAGCCTCGCCGCGCGAGCGGCTCGTCATCCACCAGCAGGACACTCAGCTCAGCCACGCGCGCCCCCAGAGACGGGGAAGGGCAGGAGCGGGAGGAGGACGGTGGCCACCGTGCCCACGCCTTGCGACGGTGCGCCCACGCTGACACGCCCCGCCTCGCCATAGAGCTGCGAGAGCCGCGCCCGTGTGTTCGACAGGCCGATGCCAGGGCTGCGCTCCAGGTCGAAGCCCTCCGGGAGGCCGGGCCCGTCGTCCTCCACCACCAACTCCAGCACGTCCCCCCGCCTCCGAGCGCCGATGCGCAACCGGCCCGCGGCGGAGCGCGCGGAGACCCCATGGCGGATGGCGTTCTCCACCAGCGGCTGGAGCACGAGGTTCGGGACTCGCGCGTCGAGGAGCGCGTCATCCACCTCCCACGTCACGCGCAGCCGGTCCTGGAAGCGCAGTTGTTGAATCTCCAGGTAGCGCGAGAGCACCGCGACCTCGTCCCGCAGGGAGACCTCTTGCGTGGCGCCCTGCTGGAGCAGCCGGCGCAGGATGTCACTCAACAGCACGAGCATCCTCGCGGCCGTGTCCGTCTCGTTCGCGCGCACCAGCACGACGATGGCGTTGAGCGTGTTGAACAAGAAGTGCGGATGGAGCTGGACCTGGAGGGCCAGGAGCCGGGCCTCCGCGAGCTCGACGGCCAGCGCCGCCGCCTGCCGCTCCTTCTCCCGCGCGCGCTCCTGCGAAGCCAGCGACTGCGCCACCGCCACCACCGCCGCGTACGTCATCGCCACCATGGGCATCCAGCCCAGGATGTAGCGCAGCACCATCGAAGAGAAGGACAGCGCCCCGGCCGCCGCCAGGCCCGAGGAGAAAGCGTCCTGGCACAGCGAATACGCCAGGGCGAAGAGGCCCCCCACGCCCAGACACGTCACCCCATGGCCGGCCCAGGCCTTCGCTTGGAAGGGCCTGCCCAAGGGCCACCGCCGCACCAACAGGAGCACCAGCGGCGTGACGGGGACCCACACGTACCAGGCCGGAAGCTGCGTCACGACCGCGCGCCAGAACGGCATGGGCCGCTGCGCCGACAGGCTGAAGAAGTACGTCTCCACTGCGGAGAACATCCCGGGCGCGGACCACACGGCGACCCACTTCAGCACTCGCCGCCACGGGCTGGACGGCGTCTGTTCCACGGGGCTCACGAGGCCCTCAGTCTAGCGAAGTCGCGCGGACTTCGATGTGCATTCCCGTCGCCACCTCGGAGGGTCGGGGCGCGGGCAGGTGGCTCGCTTGCGCGCCTCGTCTTCGGTGACCACTTGTCCAGGGAGGAGGTCACGACACATGGCACTTGGAAGAACGAAGGCGGTCCCCACCCTCGCGGTGACGGACCTGGGCGCGGCTCGCAGGTTCTATTCGGAGGTGCTGGGGTTCGAGGAACGTCACGACGGCGGGGAGGAAGGCGCCGCCCTGTACGAGGTGAGCGACGGGTCCTTCCTCCTGATCTATGAGCGCTCGACGCCGTCCGGCTCCACCGCCACCGCCTGTGCGTTCGCGGTGGAGGACGTGGAGGCCACCGCCGATGCGCTGCGCCGCGCGGGCGTGAAGCTCGAGGACTACGACATTCCGGAGATGGGCATCCAGACGAAGAACGGCGTCGCAACAATGGGCGACATCAAGTCCGCCTGGTTCAAGGACCCGTCCGGCAACATCCTCGCCATCGACGACTCGCTCTCCCTGCTGGAGCGCCGAGGCCGGGAGTCGCGCACGGGCGCGCCCCAGGAAGGACTGCATGCCTGAGGCGCGACGGGGGCGGCGCTAGGTCGGCAGCTTGATGCCCGACAGCCGCTGGTAGAGCGCCACCGCGAAGCCATCCGTCATGCCGGAGATGTAGTCCGTGACACACAGGAGACGCTGGTACTTGGACAGCCGCGCCAGCGCTCCGTCGATGTCCTCTCCGCGCAGCGGCGTGTCCGAGCGCTGGAACAACTCCAGGGGGAGGAGCTGCCGCAGCTTCTTCTCCTCGCGGTTCGGCGTGTCCGTCACCACCGCCGCCGCGAACATGTCCAGCAAGCCGCCCAGTGTCTTGAAGCCCGCGCTCTCGATCTGCAGCACGCGCTCGTTCTCGTAGCCGTGGCGTCGCGTGTGCTCCTTGATGACCTTCAGCGGCAGACGGACATCGTCGCGCGCGGAGACCAGCGGCGTCTCCCACTCCCCTGCCTCCATCGCCTCCACGTGCTCCAGGAACACGCGCACCGACGCCTGGATGAGCACGCCGATGGCCCTGGCGCGCGCCTGCGCCATGCGCGTCTCGGGGTGCGCGGGCGGAGGCCGGGCGTCAGTCTTCGCCGGAGCGGGCAGCATCGCGTCCAGGAGCTCGCAGGCCTCCTTCGTGGGAATCAACCCCAGCTTCGCGGAGTCCTCCAGGTCGATGACCGCGTAGCAGATGTCATCCGCCGCCTCGACGAGGAAGGCCAGGGGATGCCGGGAGAACACCCCCTCCTCGCGCTCCCGCAGACCCGCGGCGCGATACGCCTCCAGCGCCAGCTCGCGGTCGTCCTGGAAGTAACCGAACTTCTTCTCCGACACGCGCGCCTTCTCCGACGCACGCCCCCCCGGCAGCACCGAGGGGCGGGGATACTTGCTCATCGCCCCCAGCGTCGCCGCCGTGTAGCGCAGGCCGCC
Encoded here:
- a CDS encoding VOC family protein, with amino-acid sequence MALGRTKAVPTLAVTDLGAARRFYSEVLGFEERHDGGEEGAALYEVSDGSFLLIYERSTPSGSTATACAFAVEDVEATADALRRAGVKLEDYDIPEMGIQTKNGVATMGDIKSAWFKDPSGNILAIDDSLSLLERRGRESRTGAPQEGLHA
- a CDS encoding MBL fold metallo-hydrolase is translated as MRRPRLLLLFAALLFATSAASAEDLARPRLQAALEAMGGEAKLRALSSLRIGGIGHWNLMEQSERPSPPWLVMYEQVDEVRDLRQRRLRQKTEGRGAGGRDAWEGATMVLSDGVVGLEMGGQWRPAGGAQLQDMEERLDFAPERVLLTALAATDLRSAPDTVLQDVPHHVLTFRHGQASAKLFLNARTRLPTQVELIAAHPGDMFWSVWGDVRTRLIFQAWALEPGGLRYPRHWEWERNGGSYHAFTITRLELDARLVDADFTLPDTVKQAFAARSKNTVEDRPLGRPDRPAVELVPGVVHIPGAWDIALVKQDDGLVIIEAPISSGYSARVMEEVQRRFPGVKVKATVSTSDAWPHVGGVREYVARGVPLHVLDVNVPLVDRVVKTPRTLAPDALAKAPRGAVLRPVGKRTPLGSGKNRMELVPVRTETGERMLFVWFPEHRLLYTSDLVQPMPDGSFFNVQQVSETVEVAAREKLDVARVFGMHLAATDWPALPRAVEKVRAPVADTTP
- a CDS encoding LytR/AlgR family response regulator transcription factor — protein: MAELSVLLVDDEPLARRGLRQALSRHADVVVCGECRDGREAVEAIASLKPKLVLLDVQMPELDGFGVIREVGVARMPAVIFITAYDAFAVRAFDAHAVDYLVKPFAEERFDEALSRARSRLRQEEAAELGRKLAALLSDASARPASAPVPDVVKTPVEPGLGRLLVKVGTRSVLVPVPDIDWVAADDYCVTLHVGDKEYVLRESLAALEAQLDAERFVRIHRSAIVNVERIRELHHDSPTETVVVLSTGQRLRVSRGRKDVLERRLGRAR
- a CDS encoding sensor histidine kinase, producing MSPVEQTPSSPWRRVLKWVAVWSAPGMFSAVETYFFSLSAQRPMPFWRAVVTQLPAWYVWVPVTPLVLLLVRRWPLGRPFQAKAWAGHGVTCLGVGGLFALAYSLCQDAFSSGLAAAGALSFSSMVLRYILGWMPMVAMTYAAVVAVAQSLASQERAREKERQAAALAVELAEARLLALQVQLHPHFLFNTLNAIVVLVRANETDTAARMLVLLSDILRRLLQQGATQEVSLRDEVAVLSRYLEIQQLRFQDRLRVTWEVDDALLDARVPNLVLQPLVENAIRHGVSARSAAGRLRIGARRRGDVLELVVEDDGPGLPEGFDLERSPGIGLSNTRARLSQLYGEAGRVSVGAPSQGVGTVATVLLPLLPFPVSGGARG
- the dgt gene encoding dGTP triphosphohydrolase; protein product: MGSSRTEQWRRFLSGHRVGSDLKPTEALVERPPVHEEHLPLDERTPYDVDYDRIVFSSEFRCLHDKTQVFPLSTSDYTRTRLTHSIEASCVGRSLGQLAGRGLKMQDVKVEPSHLGTIVAAACLAHDIGNPPFGHSGEAAIQHWVEQRLVAPGTPERVSPFKSREEWKDLESFEGNAQGFRILNRLQSRERRGGLRYTAATLGAMSKYPRPSVLPGGRASEKARVSEKKFGYFQDDRELALEAYRAAGLREREEGVFSRHPLAFLVEAADDICYAVIDLEDSAKLGLIPTKEACELLDAMLPAPAKTDARPPPAHPETRMAQARARAIGVLIQASVRVFLEHVEAMEAGEWETPLVSARDDVRLPLKVIKEHTRRHGYENERVLQIESAGFKTLGGLLDMFAAAVVTDTPNREEKKLRQLLPLELFQRSDTPLRGEDIDGALARLSKYQRLLCVTDYISGMTDGFAVALYQRLSGIKLPT
- a CDS encoding SOS response-associated peptidase yields the protein MCGRVTVRTSPDQLVVELGLAGIRAAVDRPRFNLAPTQLMPVVPNDGARMLDAFRWGLIPSWAKEASIGSKLINARGETVAEKPSFRSALKRRRCLVLVDGWYEWKQSTKPKTPFLFQREDAKPLALAGLWEEWTAPDTGEVLRTCTIITTGPNTLMAPIHDRMPVILPPQAQEVWLRPEPQDASVLLPLLVPAADGGLETYEVSRVVNSPTNDVAECVARVAA